From Microbacterium croceum, a single genomic window includes:
- a CDS encoding TetR/AcrR family transcriptional regulator — MTRADATPDLATVRDGIRSSSDRRVTATRSRLFDAVRDLAAEGAEITVRSVTERAGVSRATFYTHFSGIDDLALHLQEQAFHDIAEESRPRDGAALDATLMERSQRALIAHYATYRSLYAAAFAVAVPRGAESRVAELMKVEILTHLRGFAQPPVGIDTDIAATYIAHAATGVIASWVLGEIEATEDELARHLTQLMPRWMHTGIPAVTGDADGRRPEGEKQ; from the coding sequence ATGACCCGCGCTGACGCGACCCCCGACCTCGCGACCGTGCGCGACGGGATCCGGTCCTCGTCCGACCGCCGTGTGACGGCCACGCGCAGCCGCCTGTTCGATGCGGTCCGCGATCTCGCCGCGGAGGGCGCGGAGATCACGGTCCGCAGTGTCACCGAGCGCGCAGGGGTCAGCCGCGCCACCTTCTACACGCATTTCTCCGGCATCGACGACCTCGCCCTGCACCTGCAGGAGCAGGCGTTCCACGACATCGCGGAGGAGTCCAGGCCGAGGGATGGCGCCGCCCTCGATGCGACTCTCATGGAACGGTCCCAGCGTGCGCTGATCGCGCACTACGCCACCTACCGCTCTCTCTACGCCGCGGCTTTCGCGGTTGCGGTGCCGCGCGGCGCCGAGTCCCGCGTCGCCGAGCTGATGAAGGTCGAGATCCTCACACACCTGCGCGGCTTCGCGCAGCCGCCCGTGGGGATCGATACCGACATCGCCGCGACCTACATCGCCCACGCTGCCACCGGGGTCATCGCCTCGTGGGTGCTGGGAGAGATCGAAGCGACGGAGGATGAGCTCGCGCGCCACCTGACGCAGCTCATGCCCCGCTGGATGCACACCGGCATCCCCGCGGTCACCGGAGATGCCGATGGCCGACGTCCTGAAGGAGAGAAGCAATGA
- a CDS encoding class C sortase, whose translation MQTREAPEMAEPAIGTALRGDRRAVAARRWRPGGLTIVIAVLALGGLGAGLYPMTAAWITSYNQSRVLVGYETAIADVEPSAEEQLRQAREYNDALSAGVVLGENANIPVGDGTLSDDSLDYTKILSANAAGLMARVKIPRIDVDLPVYHGTSDAVLARGAGHLEGSHLPVGGIGTRSVITAHRGLANATMFTDLDRVEVGDTITVETFGRVLTYRVRETKVIEPDQTDTLRAEPGEDLVTLITCTPLGINTHRILVTGERITPTPEADLSAAGQAPVIPGFPWWAVLGGGGALLVAAYVARQGFADARMRMPRDTATHETTKETHGDGA comes from the coding sequence ATGCAGACACGGGAAGCGCCGGAGATGGCGGAGCCGGCCATCGGCACCGCGCTGCGCGGCGACCGCCGCGCAGTGGCTGCCCGGCGGTGGAGGCCCGGCGGGCTGACCATCGTCATCGCCGTGCTCGCCCTCGGCGGGCTCGGCGCCGGACTCTACCCGATGACGGCGGCATGGATCACGTCCTACAACCAGTCGCGGGTGCTGGTCGGCTACGAGACGGCGATCGCCGATGTCGAGCCCAGCGCAGAGGAGCAGCTGCGGCAGGCGCGGGAATACAACGACGCCCTGAGCGCCGGAGTCGTGCTCGGCGAGAATGCGAACATCCCGGTCGGTGACGGCACGCTCTCGGACGACTCGCTGGACTACACCAAGATCCTCAGCGCGAACGCGGCCGGTCTGATGGCGCGGGTGAAGATCCCTCGTATCGATGTGGACCTGCCGGTCTACCACGGCACCAGCGACGCCGTCCTCGCCCGCGGTGCCGGCCACCTCGAAGGGTCGCACCTGCCCGTCGGCGGGATCGGGACGCGCTCGGTGATCACGGCGCACCGCGGTCTCGCCAACGCGACGATGTTCACCGACCTCGACCGGGTCGAGGTTGGCGACACCATCACCGTGGAGACCTTCGGGCGGGTGCTGACCTATCGGGTCAGGGAGACCAAGGTGATCGAGCCCGACCAGACCGACACCTTGCGTGCCGAGCCGGGCGAAGACCTGGTGACGCTGATCACCTGCACGCCGTTGGGGATCAACACGCACCGCATCCTCGTCACCGGGGAGCGGATCACGCCCACACCGGAGGCCGACCTCTCGGCAGCCGGACAGGCCCCGGTGATTCCGGGCTTCCCCTGGTGGGCGGTGCTCGGCGGCGGAGGGGCCCTTCTCGTCGCGGCGTACGTGGCCCGGCAGGGCTTCGCCGATGCGCGGATGCGGATGCCACGCGACACGGCAACACATGAGACCACGAAGGAGACTCACGGCGATGGCGCCTGA
- a CDS encoding SDR family NAD(P)-dependent oxidoreductase: MTEVALITGTSSGMGLHAAVELARHGLHVVATMRDVARADRLHAAASAAGVTIDVRALDVVDHPAAATLVAEIEAELGGIDVLLNNAGRGSVATAEQASMQQVRDQLEVNYLAPVNLAKLVLPGMRERGSGQILTITSVGGAVGQPFADTYCGAKFAVEGFMQSLAPVAERFGIRVSVIEPAAVASDFVSNAERPEADGPYAALLDAYIARTAGAFANAQTAESAGAAIAAAVLSDEYRFRWQTSEGATAFVSASLADTDGSRVLGFTRGWIAAGS, encoded by the coding sequence ATGACTGAAGTCGCACTGATCACCGGAACCTCCTCTGGCATGGGGCTGCACGCTGCCGTCGAACTCGCCCGCCACGGGCTGCATGTCGTCGCCACGATGCGCGACGTCGCCCGCGCCGACCGTCTGCACGCGGCCGCCTCCGCCGCGGGGGTGACGATCGATGTCCGCGCCCTCGACGTGGTGGACCACCCGGCAGCCGCCACCCTGGTCGCCGAGATCGAGGCCGAACTCGGCGGCATCGACGTGCTGCTGAACAACGCCGGGCGCGGGAGCGTGGCGACCGCGGAGCAGGCGAGCATGCAGCAGGTGCGCGATCAGCTCGAGGTCAACTACCTGGCGCCGGTCAACCTCGCCAAGCTCGTGCTGCCCGGCATGCGCGAGCGCGGCAGCGGGCAGATCCTCACGATCACGAGCGTGGGCGGCGCGGTCGGCCAGCCCTTCGCCGACACCTACTGCGGAGCGAAGTTCGCGGTCGAGGGATTCATGCAGTCGCTCGCCCCCGTCGCCGAGCGCTTCGGCATCCGCGTCAGCGTGATCGAGCCCGCCGCGGTCGCGAGCGACTTCGTCAGCAACGCCGAGCGCCCCGAGGCCGACGGCCCCTACGCCGCGCTGCTCGACGCGTACATCGCCCGCACCGCCGGGGCGTTCGCGAACGCGCAGACGGCGGAGTCCGCGGGAGCGGCCATCGCCGCGGCCGTGCTCTCGGACGAGTACCGGTTCCGGTGGCAGACCTCCGAAGGCGCCACCGCCTTCGTCAGCGCCTCACTCGCCGACACCGACGGCAGCCGTGTTCTCGGCTTCACACGGGGGTGGATCGCGGCGGGCTCGTGA
- a CDS encoding sugar nucleotide-binding protein — MTSSHSLAPARTLLVGYGKLGALLAPRLHAGGGEVLALRRSDGALPAGVTGVRADLSAPLPEPLPPVEAMVVTLPPRGPSGYRTALTHLAAALPAVPARTVFVSSTGVFEGWGAERPITEQDDPAPSSERARELRDGERAAVELFDAVIVRPAGIYGPGREFLIRQVREHATVNHRRRTNRIHDADLVRTLDLLLRMPEPPRVLHAVDAAPAPLGDVVGFIAQTLGVEAPPDDASAAATGTVLDGSLLRAVLGELEYPTYEAGYAAMLTSPPRSTPV, encoded by the coding sequence ATGACTTCGTCCCACTCTCTCGCCCCCGCCCGCACGCTCCTCGTCGGCTACGGCAAGCTCGGCGCGCTCCTGGCGCCGCGGCTGCACGCCGGCGGCGGGGAGGTCCTCGCGCTGCGGCGGAGCGACGGTGCGCTGCCCGCCGGCGTCACCGGAGTCCGGGCCGATCTCTCGGCGCCGCTGCCCGAACCGCTGCCGCCGGTGGAGGCGATGGTGGTGACGCTGCCGCCGCGCGGCCCCTCCGGCTACCGCACCGCGTTGACGCACCTGGCCGCTGCGCTGCCTGCGGTTCCCGCCCGCACGGTCTTCGTCTCGTCGACCGGGGTGTTCGAGGGGTGGGGAGCCGAACGGCCGATCACGGAACAGGACGACCCCGCGCCCTCGAGCGAGCGTGCGCGCGAGCTGCGTGACGGCGAGCGCGCGGCCGTCGAGCTCTTCGACGCCGTCATCGTGCGCCCGGCGGGTATCTACGGCCCGGGGCGCGAGTTCCTGATCCGGCAGGTGCGGGAGCACGCGACCGTGAACCACCGCCGTCGCACGAACCGCATCCACGACGCCGACCTCGTGCGCACACTCGACCTGCTGCTGCGGATGCCGGAGCCGCCGCGCGTGCTGCACGCGGTCGACGCCGCACCGGCTCCTCTCGGCGATGTGGTCGGCTTCATCGCGCAGACCCTCGGCGTCGAGGCGCCGCCGGACGACGCCTCGGCTGCGGCGACCGGCACGGTGCTCGACGGCTCGCTGCTGCGTGCGGTGCTGGGCGAGCTGGAGTACCCGACCTACGAGGCGGGGTATGCCGCGATGCTCACGAGCCCGCCGCGATCCACCCCCGTGTGA
- a CDS encoding ABC transporter substrate-binding protein, whose protein sequence is MKSRLSLLALSLVGIVALSACTSTLPTDTEESSAPAAEDQPAAAIVAAVEADVEIEALLPAQYADAGVLQVGSNLQFPPANFYAADGTTPIGYEVDLATAMAKRLGVEVAYNDSPFENLITSLQSQRVDFTMAGMNDRPDRQEMVDFVDYFKTGIGILVAKGNPDDIAEPADLCGHGVTAGVGSSQEAWALALSDECVADGAEPIDVVTVNSDQQRLNSVKTGRVTAELNDLANLVYVAQTANAGEDFEVVDLPPLEGALYGIGVNKETPELRAALAASLQSLIDDGTYGEILAAWGLQAGAIETVEINAGQ, encoded by the coding sequence ATGAAGTCACGTCTTTCCCTCCTCGCCCTCTCGCTCGTCGGCATCGTCGCGCTCTCCGCCTGCACGTCGACCCTCCCCACCGATACGGAGGAATCGTCGGCGCCCGCCGCCGAGGATCAGCCGGCGGCGGCAATCGTCGCGGCGGTCGAGGCAGATGTCGAGATCGAGGCGTTGCTCCCTGCGCAGTACGCGGATGCCGGTGTGCTGCAGGTCGGCTCGAACCTGCAGTTCCCTCCGGCCAACTTCTACGCGGCCGACGGCACCACGCCCATCGGATACGAGGTCGACCTCGCCACCGCGATGGCGAAGCGGCTCGGAGTCGAGGTCGCATACAACGACTCTCCTTTCGAGAACCTCATCACGAGCCTGCAGTCGCAGCGGGTCGACTTCACGATGGCGGGGATGAACGATCGACCTGACCGACAGGAGATGGTCGACTTCGTCGACTACTTCAAGACCGGCATCGGCATCCTCGTCGCGAAGGGCAATCCCGACGACATCGCCGAGCCGGCCGATCTGTGCGGGCACGGAGTGACCGCGGGAGTCGGCAGCTCACAGGAGGCCTGGGCGCTCGCGCTGAGTGACGAGTGCGTCGCCGATGGGGCCGAGCCGATCGACGTCGTCACGGTGAACAGCGACCAGCAGCGTCTGAACTCGGTGAAGACGGGTCGAGTGACTGCCGAGCTCAACGACCTGGCCAACCTGGTCTACGTCGCGCAGACCGCCAACGCGGGGGAGGACTTCGAGGTCGTCGACCTGCCTCCGCTCGAAGGTGCGCTGTACGGCATCGGGGTCAACAAGGAGACGCCGGAGCTGCGCGCAGCGCTCGCCGCATCGCTGCAGTCGCTCATCGATGACGGCACCTACGGCGAGATCCTCGCGGCCTGGGGGCTCCAGGCCGGCGCCATCGAGACGGTCGAGATCAACGCGGGGCAGTAG
- a CDS encoding cysteine desulfurase-like protein, protein MPSTYPLSRIRRQFPALRTGSALFDSPGGTQTPTRVAEAIRDAMLSPVSQRGRNNYSEQNADRIVRGARAAMGDLLNVDPRAVFFGRSATQITFDVARAVARRLGPGDEIVASRLDHDANVRPWVLAAELSGATLKWIDFDRATGDLLVDDVQRVLSDRTRFVAVTAASNLYGTAPDIAAIAEAVHAVGAEIYVDAVAYTAHALVDAAALGADYIVCSPYKFCGPHIGVLASSIEKLEALVPDKLRPSTMQIPERFELGTLPYEFLAGVTETVEFLADIIPGDGTRRERLARSYAAVVAHEDALFERLVTGLAAIDGVERVGSPRSHVPTVLFRVAGRTTADVCAALGREDVAVMGGTFYAIEAEDWADLGEGAVRAGIAPYTSSEDVDRLLAAVRALTF, encoded by the coding sequence ATGCCCTCGACCTACCCCCTCTCCCGTATCCGCCGGCAGTTCCCCGCGCTGCGAACAGGGAGTGCCCTGTTCGACTCACCAGGTGGCACCCAGACGCCGACCCGCGTCGCTGAGGCCATCCGCGACGCGATGTTGAGCCCCGTCTCGCAGCGTGGACGCAACAACTACAGCGAGCAGAACGCCGACCGCATCGTCCGCGGCGCCCGCGCCGCGATGGGCGACCTGCTGAACGTCGACCCGCGGGCGGTCTTCTTCGGCCGCAGCGCGACGCAGATCACCTTCGACGTCGCCAGGGCCGTCGCCCGTCGCCTCGGTCCCGGCGATGAGATCGTGGCCAGCCGTCTCGATCACGACGCGAACGTGCGGCCCTGGGTTCTCGCCGCCGAGCTCTCGGGCGCGACCCTGAAGTGGATCGACTTCGACCGCGCGACCGGGGACCTCCTGGTGGATGACGTGCAGCGTGTGCTGAGCGATCGCACGCGCTTCGTCGCGGTGACCGCGGCGTCGAACCTCTACGGCACCGCCCCCGACATCGCGGCGATCGCGGAGGCCGTGCACGCCGTCGGCGCCGAGATCTACGTCGACGCCGTGGCGTACACCGCGCACGCGCTCGTCGACGCCGCCGCCCTCGGGGCCGACTACATCGTGTGCTCGCCGTACAAGTTCTGTGGTCCGCACATCGGCGTGCTCGCCTCCAGCATCGAGAAGCTGGAGGCGCTCGTGCCCGATAAGTTGCGCCCATCGACCATGCAGATCCCCGAGCGATTCGAGTTGGGCACCCTGCCCTATGAGTTCCTCGCGGGTGTGACCGAGACCGTGGAGTTCCTGGCCGACATCATCCCCGGCGACGGCACACGTCGCGAGCGGCTGGCGCGCTCCTACGCGGCGGTCGTCGCGCACGAGGATGCCCTCTTCGAACGCCTGGTCACCGGACTCGCCGCGATCGACGGGGTCGAGCGCGTCGGCTCTCCCCGCTCGCATGTGCCTACCGTGCTCTTCCGTGTCGCAGGTCGCACCACGGCGGATGTCTGCGCCGCACTCGGACGTGAAGACGTCGCAGTGATGGGCGGCACCTTCTACGCGATCGAGGCCGAGGACTGGGCCGATCTCGGCGAAGGCGCCGTGCGCGCCGGCATCGCTCCGTACACCTCGTCCGAGGACGTCGACCGTCTTCTCGCCGCCGTGCGCGCACTCACCTTCTGA
- a CDS encoding amino acid ABC transporter permease — MKTSPPTARISTPLAAPRIYRRLHFWRWVSALVVLGAVAGIIVVLAGARIRWPHVLQYVVLDTMAQAAWNTVVLAVAAQLVAVVIGVIIAIMRISRNPVATSVATGYIWIFRGVPVLVQILVWYNLALVIDRIVIGVPFTDWTLIDQPTNAIMTAFTAALLGLALNESAYMAEIIRGGLKGVDAGQTEAAHALGMSPMHTLARIILPQAMRIIIPPTGNNFINMLKTTSLASVVTYFELVKAAANISSRNLEVMETLFAAAVWYMIIVTIASIGQFYLERAFDGSNRRGRPRTLRVAIRNALVRPPFSRRGIDE, encoded by the coding sequence GTGAAGACATCACCCCCGACCGCCCGGATCAGCACTCCGCTGGCGGCACCCAGAATCTACCGACGCCTCCACTTCTGGCGATGGGTCAGCGCTCTCGTCGTGCTCGGCGCGGTCGCCGGAATCATCGTCGTCCTCGCCGGCGCGCGCATCCGGTGGCCGCACGTGCTCCAGTACGTGGTCCTCGACACCATGGCCCAGGCTGCATGGAACACCGTGGTCCTCGCGGTCGCCGCGCAGCTTGTGGCCGTCGTCATCGGCGTCATCATCGCGATCATGCGCATCTCCCGCAATCCGGTGGCCACCTCGGTGGCGACCGGATACATCTGGATCTTCCGCGGAGTCCCCGTACTGGTGCAGATCCTCGTCTGGTACAACCTCGCCCTGGTGATCGATCGCATCGTGATCGGGGTCCCCTTCACCGACTGGACGTTGATCGACCAGCCGACCAACGCGATCATGACCGCATTCACCGCGGCGCTTCTCGGCCTCGCCCTCAACGAGAGCGCGTACATGGCAGAGATCATCCGTGGGGGGCTCAAGGGCGTCGACGCGGGGCAGACCGAGGCGGCGCACGCCCTCGGCATGAGCCCCATGCACACCCTGGCGCGGATCATCCTGCCGCAGGCGATGCGCATCATCATCCCGCCCACCGGCAACAACTTCATCAACATGCTGAAGACGACATCGCTGGCATCCGTGGTGACGTACTTCGAGCTCGTGAAGGCCGCTGCCAACATCTCCAGCCGCAACCTCGAAGTGATGGAGACCCTGTTCGCCGCGGCGGTCTGGTACATGATCATCGTCACGATCGCGAGCATCGGACAGTTCTATCTGGAGCGGGCCTTCGATGGCAGCAACCGACGTGGACGCCCGCGCACTCTGCGAGTGGCCATCCGCAACGCCCTCGTGCGTCCGCCCTTCTCCCGACGAGGTATCGATGAATGA
- a CDS encoding SpaH/EbpB family LPXTG-anchored major pilin gives MAERNKTRRVLSLMGVTALGLGAVMGAGTAAYAAPQDYGNIDPDRTGSLTVHKYLHQDGDVEGDISQAPAAGDFTDPVAGVVFTAYPLLESGTPIDLSVPENWNDLSDLAAGAACAAPAGYTLGAPITLPATDAQGAASIDLAVGVYQVCETSAPAIIVDRATPFILTVPMPHESGWVYDVHAYPKNGEGVVEKTVEPQQDTGLGAVIRFPVTVPVPTMQQTWTGFAIRDTLDDRLEPIAAADVEVTAGGAALDPSFYEVTVVGQQVTMNFTAAGIAWLNEGPNAHVGTAIKVVFAGTVVAVGDGAITNQAELWPNNPGFDPDGQPPVPSNEVQTYWGNLEVQKRSAGTTGSEGRLNGATFEVYNAADPYAEDCSAAVAAGDPVAVNGQTEFTSAGTGVVSIAGLFVSDSVNPAIDATQRCYVLKEIAAPSGYVLPADPFTSVAVLVGATTTSDNVEIVNTQQEVPPLPLTGANGQLILITAGAGALIVAVGLLLMKHRRRVVAGE, from the coding sequence GTGGCTGAACGCAACAAGACACGGCGGGTGCTGTCGCTCATGGGGGTGACGGCGCTCGGCCTGGGCGCAGTGATGGGCGCAGGCACGGCCGCATACGCGGCTCCGCAGGACTACGGCAACATCGACCCCGATCGCACGGGTTCGCTCACGGTGCACAAGTATCTGCACCAGGACGGGGATGTCGAGGGCGATATCAGTCAGGCCCCGGCCGCGGGTGACTTCACCGACCCGGTGGCGGGCGTGGTCTTCACCGCGTACCCGCTGCTCGAGAGCGGCACCCCGATCGACCTGAGCGTTCCGGAGAACTGGAACGATCTGAGCGACCTCGCCGCCGGTGCCGCGTGCGCGGCGCCCGCGGGCTACACGCTCGGCGCGCCGATCACGCTCCCCGCGACGGACGCCCAGGGCGCGGCGAGCATCGATCTCGCGGTCGGTGTCTACCAGGTGTGCGAGACGTCGGCTCCGGCGATCATCGTCGATCGGGCGACGCCGTTCATCCTCACCGTTCCGATGCCGCACGAGAGCGGCTGGGTGTACGACGTGCACGCCTACCCGAAGAACGGCGAGGGCGTCGTCGAGAAGACGGTCGAGCCGCAGCAGGACACCGGACTCGGAGCGGTGATCCGCTTCCCCGTGACGGTGCCCGTGCCCACGATGCAGCAGACGTGGACCGGCTTCGCGATCCGCGACACGCTGGACGACCGTCTCGAGCCGATCGCCGCCGCTGACGTGGAGGTCACCGCGGGTGGCGCGGCGCTCGACCCGTCGTTCTACGAGGTCACGGTCGTCGGTCAGCAGGTGACGATGAACTTCACCGCGGCCGGCATCGCCTGGCTGAACGAGGGCCCGAACGCCCACGTCGGCACCGCCATCAAGGTCGTGTTCGCGGGAACCGTCGTCGCGGTCGGCGACGGCGCGATCACCAACCAGGCCGAGCTCTGGCCGAACAACCCCGGCTTCGACCCCGACGGTCAGCCGCCCGTGCCCTCCAACGAGGTGCAGACCTACTGGGGAAACCTCGAGGTGCAGAAGCGCAGCGCCGGGACCACCGGCTCTGAGGGCCGCCTGAACGGAGCGACGTTCGAGGTGTACAACGCCGCGGACCCGTACGCCGAGGACTGCTCGGCCGCCGTGGCTGCCGGTGACCCCGTCGCCGTCAACGGCCAGACCGAGTTCACCTCGGCAGGCACCGGAGTCGTCTCCATCGCCGGGCTCTTCGTGAGCGACAGCGTCAACCCGGCGATCGACGCCACGCAGCGCTGCTACGTGCTCAAGGAGATCGCCGCGCCGTCCGGGTACGTGCTGCCCGCTGACCCGTTCACCTCGGTGGCGGTGCTGGTCGGAGCGACCACCACCTCCGACAACGTCGAGATCGTGAACACCCAGCAGGAGGTGCCGCCGCTGCCTCTGACGGGTGCGAACGGTCAGCTCATCCTGATCACCGCTGGTGCGGGTGCGCTCATCGTGGCCGTCGGACTGCTGCTGATGAAGCACCGCCGTCGCGTGGTCGCCGGCGAGTAA
- a CDS encoding amino acid ABC transporter ATP-binding protein: protein MNDNTALVRIRQVKKSFGDNTVLRDITMDVHAGEVVCLLGSSGAGKSTLLRAINRLEKIDAGQIWVDDMLVGFGAYRDGVRELTERGMATQRAHIGMVFQRFNLFPHMTALQNVMEAPRAVRHLPSAVAKQEARELLVSVGLGDKLDHHPAQLSGGQQQRVAIARALAMKPQLMLFDEPTSALDPELVGEVLKVMTELARQGMTMIVVTHEMNFARDVADRVVLMHGGEIVEDASAKDFFENPQHERTRQFIASSTRGA, encoded by the coding sequence ATGAATGACAACACGGCGCTCGTGCGCATCAGGCAGGTCAAGAAGTCCTTCGGGGACAACACGGTGCTCCGTGACATCACGATGGACGTGCATGCGGGGGAAGTCGTCTGCCTCCTCGGCTCGTCGGGCGCCGGCAAGAGCACTCTGCTGCGAGCGATCAATCGTCTGGAGAAGATCGATGCCGGACAGATCTGGGTCGACGACATGCTCGTCGGCTTCGGGGCCTATCGTGACGGCGTCCGGGAGCTCACCGAACGCGGGATGGCGACCCAGCGCGCGCACATCGGCATGGTCTTCCAGCGCTTCAACCTGTTCCCGCACATGACGGCGCTGCAGAACGTGATGGAAGCGCCGCGCGCAGTGCGGCACCTGCCGAGTGCGGTGGCGAAGCAGGAAGCCCGTGAATTGCTGGTGAGCGTCGGCCTCGGCGACAAGTTGGACCATCATCCCGCGCAACTGTCGGGGGGACAGCAGCAACGTGTCGCGATCGCCAGAGCGTTGGCGATGAAACCGCAACTCATGCTGTTCGACGAGCCGACCAGCGCTCTGGATCCGGAACTCGTCGGCGAGGTGCTGAAGGTCATGACCGAGCTCGCGCGCCAGGGGATGACGATGATCGTGGTGACGCACGAGATGAACTTCGCGCGCGACGTCGCAGACCGCGTCGTACTCATGCACGGCGGCGAGATCGTGGAGGACGCGTCCGCGAAGGACTTCTTCGAGAACCCGCAGCACGAGCGAACGAGGCAGTTCATCGCGAGCTCGACCCGGGGCGCGTGA
- a CDS encoding BLUF domain-containing protein, translating to MTAVSADDLVSLVYTSTAVRPLDDDALSGLLAQSRDANGARAVTGMLLYRDGRFIQVLEGARGVVTALAAVIARDGRHRGMRILLLEGISARQFPDWTMGYQSLSRLTEPRPDGYRDSFADLDVDSDRSRTVRALSELSLWFRVRARR from the coding sequence GTGACCGCCGTGTCCGCAGACGACCTGGTCTCCCTCGTCTACACGAGCACGGCGGTGCGCCCCCTCGATGATGACGCGTTGTCCGGCCTGCTCGCCCAGTCGCGAGACGCCAACGGAGCCCGCGCCGTGACGGGGATGCTGCTCTACCGCGACGGCCGCTTCATCCAGGTGCTGGAGGGGGCACGGGGCGTCGTCACCGCGCTCGCCGCTGTGATCGCCCGTGACGGCCGTCATCGCGGCATGAGGATCCTGCTGCTGGAGGGCATCTCGGCGCGCCAGTTCCCGGACTGGACCATGGGCTACCAGAGCCTCTCGCGACTCACGGAACCGCGGCCGGACGGGTATCGGGACTCGTTCGCCGATCTCGACGTCGACTCCGACCGCTCCCGCACGGTGCGCGCGCTCTCCGAGCTGTCGCTCTGGTTCCGCGTGCGCGCCCGCCGCTGA
- a CDS encoding zinc-binding dehydrogenase, whose translation MKATLVREIGAGFVSADIDIAAPIGREVLVDVKASGLCHTDLTMSKYDLGNALPGVFGHELAGVVTQVGPAVTEIAVGDHVVGCLVQYCGACEKCLSGKVFQCLHPETTLRAEGDAPRLSEKGAPVGQAFGLGGFAQQALVHENQLVKVPDEVPFAQAALLGCGVVTGAGSVLNTADVQAGDAIVVIGAGGVGLNAINGALVAGATTIIAVDIADDKLDKAREFGATHVVNSKEVDPVAAVLEITGRGADAVFDFVGTKAVAEQGLEMAAPGGGLYLIGVIDPTSHIDVHQVGLIGSQKRIQGVYMGSTTAKRDIPMYAKLYLEGRFELDSLLSKEIALDEVNEGYDSLRDPNITRVVITSF comes from the coding sequence ATGAAGGCAACGCTCGTCCGCGAGATCGGTGCAGGATTCGTCAGCGCAGACATCGACATCGCCGCGCCGATCGGCCGCGAGGTGCTCGTCGATGTCAAGGCCTCCGGCCTGTGCCACACCGACCTCACGATGTCGAAGTACGACCTGGGCAACGCCCTTCCCGGCGTCTTCGGGCATGAGCTCGCCGGCGTCGTGACGCAGGTGGGACCCGCCGTGACGGAGATCGCCGTGGGCGACCATGTCGTCGGTTGCCTGGTGCAGTACTGCGGCGCCTGTGAGAAGTGCCTGTCGGGCAAGGTGTTCCAGTGCCTGCACCCGGAGACGACGCTGCGTGCCGAGGGCGATGCTCCTCGCCTCAGCGAGAAAGGCGCCCCTGTCGGTCAGGCCTTCGGGCTGGGCGGCTTCGCGCAGCAGGCCCTGGTGCACGAGAACCAGCTGGTGAAGGTGCCCGACGAGGTGCCGTTCGCACAGGCCGCGCTGCTCGGCTGCGGTGTCGTCACCGGTGCGGGCTCGGTGCTCAACACCGCCGACGTGCAGGCCGGCGACGCGATCGTCGTGATCGGTGCGGGCGGTGTGGGACTCAACGCCATCAACGGCGCCCTCGTCGCGGGGGCCACCACGATCATCGCGGTCGACATCGCCGACGACAAGCTCGACAAGGCCCGGGAGTTCGGCGCCACCCACGTCGTCAACTCGAAGGAGGTCGACCCGGTCGCCGCGGTGCTCGAGATCACCGGACGCGGTGCGGATGCCGTGTTCGATTTCGTCGGCACCAAGGCCGTCGCCGAGCAGGGCCTCGAGATGGCGGCACCCGGTGGCGGGCTGTACCTGATCGGGGTGATCGACCCGACATCGCACATCGACGTGCACCAGGTCGGCCTGATCGGATCGCAGAAGCGCATCCAGGGCGTCTACATGGGCTCGACCACGGCCAAGCGCGACATCCCGATGTACGCGAAGCTCTACCTCGAGGGTCGCTTCGAGCTCGACTCGCTGCTGTCGAAGGAGATCGCCCTCGACGAGGTGAACGAGGGCTACGACTCGCTGCGAGACCCGAACATCACGCGCGTGGTCATCACCTCGTTCTGA
- a CDS encoding DUF6510 family protein: protein MSGIHPGRRARVDGNAAGGRLWELFGRDMTTARAQCGQCDRVAELADAIAEVDDAGVILLCRGCSRMLLTCLRSGDGEQLVIGALARLELR from the coding sequence ATGAGCGGCATCCATCCTGGTCGACGCGCCCGTGTCGACGGCAACGCCGCGGGCGGTCGTCTGTGGGAGCTGTTCGGTCGTGACATGACGACCGCCCGGGCGCAGTGCGGGCAGTGCGACCGGGTGGCGGAGCTCGCCGATGCGATCGCCGAGGTGGACGACGCGGGTGTGATCCTGCTCTGCCGTGGATGCTCCCGCATGCTGCTGACCTGCCTGCGCTCAGGCGACGGGGAGCAGCTCGTGATCGGCGCCCTCGCGCGGCTCGAGCTCCGCTGA